Proteins found in one Polyodon spathula isolate WHYD16114869_AA chromosome 10, ASM1765450v1, whole genome shotgun sequence genomic segment:
- the LOC121322384 gene encoding villin-1-like: protein MPGVKTKVSKVLNKTTPGLQIWRIEDMAMVPVPPKSYGNFFEGDSYILLSTHKTGNNFTYDIHYWLGKVSSQDEQGAAAIYTTQIDDHLGGVPVQHREVQGSESEVFRGYFKQGIIYKQGGVASGMKHVETNTYNIKRLLHVKGKKHVVAGEVEVSWNSFNKGDVFLLDLGNGIIQWNGPESNRMERIKGMNLAKDIRDRERGGRAKVAVVDGENERDSPELMKLLNEVLGERKAIKAAIPDEVVDNKLKTAVKLFSVSDADGNLVVQEVAVSPLTQDLLNHDDCYLLDQGGIKIFMWKGKNASKKERSESLVRAENYKKAKGYPSSTNVETVNDGSESAIFKQLFQKWTVKAQTVGTGRTHSVGKIAKVEQVKFDAMSMHAKPEVAAQHRMVDDGTGETEVWRIENLEPVPVEKKWLGHFYGGDCYLILYKYLVNNKENYILYIWQGRNASQDEITASAFQAVILDQKYNGQPVQVRVPMGKEPPHLMAVFRGKMVVYEGGTSRSGPTKPEPAVRLFHVHGTNEHNTRTIEVPARASSLNSNDVFVLKSDACCYLWYGKGCSGDEREIAKSVADIISKREKVVIAEGQETADFWVTLGGKAQYANNKRLQEEQLDITPRLFECSNQTGRFVATEITDFNQDDLDEDDVMLLDTWDQVFLWLGKGANETERKEAVTTAQEYLRTHPGGRDTGTPIILVKQGFEPPTFTGWFLTWDPHRWSDGKSYEELKAELGDASAIVEIKANLNNSKKDTLAVQLGPLPIFPAEQLVNRQAEELPEGADPSRKEEHLSNEDFAEIFGMSHPSFCSLPLWKQQNLKKEKGLF, encoded by the exons ATGCCAGGAGTTAAAACAAAGGTTTCAAAAGTACTCAACAAGACCACCCCCGGCTTGCAGATATGGAGGATAGAG GACATGGCAATGGTCCCTGTACCTCCAAAATCCTATGGGAACTTCTTTGAAGGAGACAGCTACATCCTTTTATCA ACTCACAAAACTGGCAATAATTTCACATATGATATTCACTACTGGCTGGGCAAAGTCTCCTCTCAGGACGAGCAGGGAGCGGCTGCCATCTACACCACCCAGATAGACGATCACCTGGGAGGGGTGCCTGTACAGCACCGGGAGGTGCAGGGCAGTGAGAGCGAGGTCTTCAGGGGATACTTCAAGCAAGGCATCAt CTACAAACAGGGTGGGGTAGCCTCTGGAATGAAGCATGTGGAAACCAACACCTACAATATCAAGCGCCTGCTGCATGTCAAAGGCAAAAAGCACGTGGTTGCAGGAGAG GTTGAGGTGAGCTGGAACAGCTTCAATAAGGGCGATGTGTTCTTGCTCGACCTGGGGAATGGGATCATTCAGTGGAATGGACCTGAAAGCAACCGCATGGAGAGAATCAAG GGGATGAACCTGGCTAAGGATATCCGGGATCGGGAGCGCGGCGGGCGGGCGAAGGTGGCAGTGGTGGATGGGGAGAACGAGAGAGACTCCCCGGAGCTGATGAAACTCCTGAATGAAGTTCTTGGTGAAAGGAAGGCCATTAAAGCAGCCATCCCAGATGAGGTGGTAGACAACAAGCTGAAAACAGCTGTCAAGCTCTTCTC TGTTTCTGACGCAGACGGGAATCTGGTGGTGCAGGAAGTTGCTGTGAGTCCTCTAACGCAGGACCTTCTGAATCATGAC GACTGCTACCTCTTAGACCAGGGTGGAATCAAGATATTCATGTGGAAAGGGAAGAACGCTTCCAAGAAGGAGAGGTCAGAATCCTTGGTTAGGGCAGAG aattataaaaaagcaaaaggCTATCCATCTTCCACCAATGTGGAAACTGTGAATGACGGCTCAGAGTCTGCTATCTTTAAACAGCTCTTCCAAAAGTGGACAGTGAAGGCGCAAACAGTGGGCACTGGACGAACACATAGTGTGGGAAAGATTG CTAAAGTGGAGCAGGTCAAGTTTGACGCAATGTCCATGCATGCAAAGCCAGAGGTGGCAGCGCAACATAGGATGGTGGATGATGGAACAGGAGAAACTGAG GTGTGGAGGATAGAGAATCTGGAGCCCGTCCCTGTGGAGAAAAAATGGCTTGGCCATTTTTATGGAGGGGACTGCTACCTCATTCTATACAAGTACCTGGTCAACAACAAAGAGAACTACATTCTTTACATCTGGCAG GGTCGCAACGCCAGTCAGGACGAGATCACTGCCTCAGCCTTCCAGGCTGTGATACTTGATCAGAAATACAATGGGCAGCCTGTTCAGGTCAGAGTACCAATGGGCAAGGAACCCCCTCACCTGATGGCTGTCTTCAGGGGAAAGATGGTGGTTTATGAG GGCGGTACCTCGCGGAGTGGACCCACAAAACCAGAGCCAGCTGTGAGGCTCTTCCATGTCCACGGAACCAATGAGCACAACACTCGCACCATCGAGGTACCCGCCCGCGCCTCCTCTCTCAACTCCAATGACGTCTTTGTGCTCAAATCTGACGCCTGTTGCTACCTCTGGTATGGGAAG GGGTGCAGTGGGGATGAGAGAGAGATTGCAAAATCTGTGGCTGACATCATCTCCAAGAGAGAGAAGGTGGTTATTGCTGAAGGCCAAGAGACTGCAGATTTCTGGGTAACCTTGGGTGGAAAAGCTCAGTACGCCAACaataaaag GCTTCAAGAGGAGCAGCTCGACATCACTCCCCGCCTCTTTGAGTGCTCCAATCAGACAGGGAGGTTTGTTGCCACAGAGATAACAGACTTTAATCAGGATGACCTGGATGAAGATGACGTGATGCTGCTTGACACTTGGGACCAG GTGTTCCTGTGGTTGGGCAAAGGGGCCAATGAGACAGAGAGGAAGGAGGCTGTGACTACAGCACAGGAGTACCTGAGAACTCACCCAGGAGGCCGAGACACCGGAACTCCCATCATCCTGGTCAAGCAGGGCTTCGAGCCCCCTACGTTCACTGGCTGGTTCCTGACCTGGGATCCCCACAGGTGGAGT gaCGGGAAATCCTATGAGGAGTTGAAGGCGGAGCTGGGGGATGCCAGTGCCATTGTGGAAATCAAAGCG AACCTGAATAATTCTAAAAAGGACACCCTGGCAGTGCAGCTGGGCCCCTTGCCAATCTTCCCTGCTGAGCAGCTGGTCAACCGCCAGGCCGAGGAGCTTCCTGAAGGAGCAGACCCTTCCAGGAAGGAG gaacaCCTTTCAAATGAAGACTTTGCTGAAATTTTCGGAATGTCCCATCCTTCGTTCTGCTCCCTGCCTCTCTGGAAACAACAGAACCTGAAGAAAGAAAAGGGCCTTttctag